A single genomic interval of Carassius auratus strain Wakin chromosome 30, ASM336829v1, whole genome shotgun sequence harbors:
- the LOC113048757 gene encoding kremen protein 1-like isoform X2, which produces MDSRRIAALLLAACFSASASDQFETECYTANGEDYRGGQNQTSLEGGRPCLFWNETFQHPYNTIKYPNGEGGLGPHNFCRNPDGDVRPWCYIADLEDGIYWKYCDIPTCQMPGNLGCFKDSGDPTPLSGGYQTSNKLTIQNCISFCRNQRYKLAGMESGYACFCGNDIDYHHHGDAPSTECNHVCFGDHTQPCGGDGRVIVFDTKVGACGGNFTSPSAVIYSPDFPDKYKPGRVCYWTIQVPGASVILFNFTFFNIVDQTDMVELLDGYSNQVLARFDGRSPPREIVNVTADFVILYFYSDRTNEAQGFALLYQAFGKQTVTPLEEDEDGDEEDTSTVHPHLRSTTAKSNTSQNGKSSHRYYVITSSPADMPVWTVYALAALLTLTVIAMVAKLLLHLTVKSPSIPSISGSDACTQSTTSEPWIIFYRPSTISLFKKKLKNHHGDLSPLVGN; this is translated from the exons AGTGTTATACAGCAAATGGAGAGGACTACAGAGGTGGACAGAACCAGACAAGTCTGGAAGGAGGAAGACCGTGCCTTTTCTGGAATGAGACTTTCCAGCATCCATACAACACCATCAAATACCCCAACGGAGAAGGAGGCCTGGGACCACACAACTTCTGCAG GAACCCAGATGGAGATGTTCGGCCATGGTGTTATATCGCAGATCTCGAGGACGGAATCTACTGGAAATACTGTGATATTCCCACCTGCCAAA TGCCTGGTAACCTGGGCTGTTTTAAGGACAGCGGTGATCCAACACCTCTATCTGGAGGCTACCAGACCTCCAACAAACTCACCATTCAGAACTGCATCAGCTTCTGCCGCAACCAGCGATACAAG CTTGCCGGGATGGAATCAGGCTACGCTTGTTTCTGTGGCAATGACATCGATTATCATCATCACGGTGATGCTCCGAGCACCGAGTGTAACCATGTGTGTTTCGGAGATCACACTCAGCCGTGTGGAGGCGATGGACGTGTCATAGTCTTCGACA CAAAGGTAGGCGCTTGTGGGGGAAACTTCACATCGCCCTCCGCAGTGATCTATTCTCCGGATTTCCCGGACAAATACAAACCTGGCAGGGTCTGCTACTGGACCATTCAG GTTCCAGGTGCTTCTGTCATTCTGTTCAACTTCACTTTCTTCAATATCGTGGATCAGACTGATATGGTGGAGCTGTTGGATGGCTACTCCAATCAGGTTTTGGCGCGATTTGATGGCCGCAGTCCACCGCGGGAGATCGTGAACGTCACTGCAGACTTCGTCATTCTGTATTTTTACTCAGACAGGACCAATGAGGCGCAAGGATTTGCTCTTCTTTATCAAG CTTTTGGAAAACAAACGGTCACACCtctggaggaggatgaggatggtGATGAAGAGGACACCAGTACAGTGCATCCACATTTGAGAAGCACCACAGCTAAATCCAATACCAGTCAGAATGGAAAATCCTCCCACCGGTACTATGTAATCACATCAAGTCCTGCAGACATGCCAG TGTGGACCGTCTACGCATTAGCTGCTCTGCTAACGCTAACAGTCATAGCCATGGTGGCTAAGCTGCTCCTGCATCTTACTGTAAA ATCCCCGTCCATCCCGTCAATCAGCGGGTCAGATGCGTGCACACAGAGCACAACATCTGAACCCTGGATCATCTTCTACAGACCTTCCACCATCTCTCTGTTTAAGAAGAAGCTCAAGAACCACCATGGAGACCTCAGCCCTCTCGTGGGGAACTAA
- the LOC113048757 gene encoding kremen protein 1-like isoform X1, with the protein MDSRRIAALLLAACFSASASDQFETECYTANGEDYRGGQNQTSLEGGRPCLFWNETFQHPYNTIKYPNGEGGLGPHNFCRNPDGDVRPWCYIADLEDGIYWKYCDIPTCQMPGNLGCFKDSGDPTPLSGGYQTSNKLTIQNCISFCRNQRYKLAGMESGYACFCGNDIDYHHHGDAPSTECNHVCFGDHTQPCGGDGRVIVFDTKVGACGGNFTSPSAVIYSPDFPDKYKPGRVCYWTIQVPGASVILFNFTFFNIVDQTDMVELLDGYSNQVLARFDGRSPPREIVNVTADFVILYFYSDRTNEAQGFALLYQAFGKQTVTPLEEDEDGDEEDTSTVHPHLRSTTAKSNTSQNGKSSHRYYVITSSPADMPGQWHEPGRTAGHSTMWTVYALAALLTLTVIAMVAKLLLHLTVKSPSIPSISGSDACTQSTTSEPWIIFYRPSTISLFKKKLKNHHGDLSPLVGN; encoded by the exons AGTGTTATACAGCAAATGGAGAGGACTACAGAGGTGGACAGAACCAGACAAGTCTGGAAGGAGGAAGACCGTGCCTTTTCTGGAATGAGACTTTCCAGCATCCATACAACACCATCAAATACCCCAACGGAGAAGGAGGCCTGGGACCACACAACTTCTGCAG GAACCCAGATGGAGATGTTCGGCCATGGTGTTATATCGCAGATCTCGAGGACGGAATCTACTGGAAATACTGTGATATTCCCACCTGCCAAA TGCCTGGTAACCTGGGCTGTTTTAAGGACAGCGGTGATCCAACACCTCTATCTGGAGGCTACCAGACCTCCAACAAACTCACCATTCAGAACTGCATCAGCTTCTGCCGCAACCAGCGATACAAG CTTGCCGGGATGGAATCAGGCTACGCTTGTTTCTGTGGCAATGACATCGATTATCATCATCACGGTGATGCTCCGAGCACCGAGTGTAACCATGTGTGTTTCGGAGATCACACTCAGCCGTGTGGAGGCGATGGACGTGTCATAGTCTTCGACA CAAAGGTAGGCGCTTGTGGGGGAAACTTCACATCGCCCTCCGCAGTGATCTATTCTCCGGATTTCCCGGACAAATACAAACCTGGCAGGGTCTGCTACTGGACCATTCAG GTTCCAGGTGCTTCTGTCATTCTGTTCAACTTCACTTTCTTCAATATCGTGGATCAGACTGATATGGTGGAGCTGTTGGATGGCTACTCCAATCAGGTTTTGGCGCGATTTGATGGCCGCAGTCCACCGCGGGAGATCGTGAACGTCACTGCAGACTTCGTCATTCTGTATTTTTACTCAGACAGGACCAATGAGGCGCAAGGATTTGCTCTTCTTTATCAAG CTTTTGGAAAACAAACGGTCACACCtctggaggaggatgaggatggtGATGAAGAGGACACCAGTACAGTGCATCCACATTTGAGAAGCACCACAGCTAAATCCAATACCAGTCAGAATGGAAAATCCTCCCACCGGTACTATGTAATCACATCAAGTCCTGCAGACATGCCAGGTCAGTGGCATGAACCGGGCCGGACCGCGGGCCACAGCACCA TGTGGACCGTCTACGCATTAGCTGCTCTGCTAACGCTAACAGTCATAGCCATGGTGGCTAAGCTGCTCCTGCATCTTACTGTAAA ATCCCCGTCCATCCCGTCAATCAGCGGGTCAGATGCGTGCACACAGAGCACAACATCTGAACCCTGGATCATCTTCTACAGACCTTCCACCATCTCTCTGTTTAAGAAGAAGCTCAAGAACCACCATGGAGACCTCAGCCCTCTCGTGGGGAACTAA